A section of the Streptomyces sp. NBC_01255 genome encodes:
- a CDS encoding helix-turn-helix domain-containing protein, whose translation MSGTPYGFDAGKLREVRSAAGTSVARIARAAGVSERAVSLYLAGTRVPRPEVLPRLAAAVGVAPDDLCTVERERLVHLRVWSGRSRAAMAEALGMAEETYRLLETTGRLGRAAARYERRLDRWARWEEWAAPVYGVTPQRLAAATEASREHWPVLRAERFRRIREHDPEFADQLEQMLGEEP comes from the coding sequence GTGAGCGGGACTCCGTACGGCTTCGACGCGGGGAAGCTCCGCGAGGTCCGGTCGGCAGCCGGGACGTCGGTGGCTCGGATCGCCCGGGCAGCCGGCGTGTCCGAGCGCGCGGTGAGTCTCTACCTTGCTGGGACGCGCGTTCCTCGCCCGGAGGTGCTGCCGCGCCTGGCGGCTGCCGTCGGCGTCGCCCCGGACGACTTGTGCACGGTAGAGCGCGAGCGCCTGGTTCACCTGCGGGTGTGGTCCGGCCGGAGCCGGGCCGCGATGGCCGAGGCGCTGGGGATGGCTGAGGAGACGTACCGACTGCTGGAGACCACCGGGCGACTTGGTCGCGCCGCCGCGCGGTACGAGCGCCGCCTGGACCGCTGGGCGCGGTGGGAGGAGTGGGCTGCCCCGGTGTACGGCGTCACACCGCAACGACTGGCCGCAGCCACGGAGGCAAGCCGAGAGCACTGGCCGGTGCTGCGAGCCGAGCGATTCCGCCGCATCCGCGAGCACGACCCCGAGTTCGCTGACCAACTGGAGCAGATGCTCGGCGAAGAGCCGTAG